AGTAACCAGTGGTAGACCTGCGGCCCGCTCAGGCCCAGGACCAGCAAGAGCAGGGCAACCAGAGCCATAGGCAAGCGCATGGCGGCCGGGACTTCGCTGGCATGGGCCGCTTTTTCACTGCGGGGAGTGGCTAGAAAAGCACCGGCATAGGCTTTGCTCAGGGCAGCCAGAGCTAGAGCACCGGTAAAGGCCAGGGCCACTGCTGCCAGGGTAGCGAAGACGGCAATCGCTCCTTGTGGCTGCAGGGTAGAGTTCAGCTGCAACAAGGCCCGATAAATTTGCCATTCACCATAAAAACCGTTGAGAGGGGGCAGAGCGCTTAATGCCGCAACGGCCAGGAAAAAGGTAACTCCGGTCCAGGGCATCAGTTTGGCCAGCCCCCCCAGTTCATCGAGATTTTTGGTATGGGTACGATAAAGCACGGCACCAGCTCCGAAAAAGGCCAGGGACTTCATTACAGCATGGTTAAGGGCATGCAATAAGGCCGCTCCTAAGGCCAGCTCAGCCAGCTGGGTCTGACCTGAACTGCGGGCAGTTAAGGCTGTGCCCAGCGCCAGGAAAATGATACCGACATTTTCAATAGTGGAAAAGGCCAGTAACTGTTTGAGATCCCGGCAGCCCAGAGCGAAGAGCATAGCCAGCAGGGCTGAGACAGCCCCGAGACTCAGTACCAGCAGGCTCAGGAAAAGGGGAGGCTGGGCGGGCAGCCATTCCCAGGCCAGGCGGTAAAACCCATAAACAGCCAGTTTGACCATCACCCCTGACATCAGGGCCGACATATGGCTGGGGGCTACCGGATGGGCCCGGGGTAACCAGATGTGCAGGGGGACTAGACCGGCTTTAGTCCCAAAGCCAACTAAGCCAAAGAGGAAAACCAGAGTCATAAGACTGGGACTGAGCTGTGCTTGTGACCAGTGGGCAAATTCCCAGCTGTCGCTGGTTTTATAGAAAAGCAAAAAGGCAGCGGTAATAAAGGCTGTGCCAATATGAGTCATAACCAGGTAGACAAAACCGGCTTTCCGCACATTCTGGCGGTCATATTCAAACACCACCAGAAAATAGGAGAAAAGGGACATCAATTCCCAGCTTAACAGGAAGAGTAGACCATTGCCGGCGGTAACTACTAAAGCCAGGCTGGCCAGGAAAAGATTAAAACAGAACCAGAGGGTACCAATGGGTTTATGTTCCAGGTATTCCTGGCAGTAGCCCAGGCCATACCAGGAAGCCAGGGTACCACCCAGGCCGATGAGTAGCAGAAAAAAGCCTCCCACAGGATCCAGGTACCAGCTGAAAGAAGCCAGGAGAAACAAACCGGCTCGACTAAGCTGTACTTCCAGACCAGAACTGATGGTGATAAGTGCCAGCACCAGTAAAGTTGAAGAAGACAGCAAAGCCGAAATGGCACCCAGTCTGTGGGAGAGGGTTGGTTTGCGCTGAGTGATTAAAGATAGTAGGCCACCAGCCAACCAGAGCCCAATTGCAAAGAAAAAAATGGAAACTAGCCAGTCACTTGACACAATTTACACTCCTTTCCAATTAAAGTTTAAAAAAAGAGAAAGCACCGACCGTCTGTGGGAACAGCCAGGCGGTGCAATGTATTTTATGTTGTTTTTTTGATACAAACTCTGTCTTCTAGTATAATATCTTATTTTCAGACAAGTCAAGACAAAAAAGCGATTATTTTTTCACAAAGCCTTTTGCGATGATCTTTTCCACAATTTCCTCAGCTGCACGGGGGCGACCCAGGTAGGTGGCCATTTCCACCATATGCCGCTGGCGCAGGGGATTGGCCAGGAATTGTTCCAATACCACCGGAATTTCTTCGGTTTCAGCAGCCAGCAGCGCTACACCGTGATTGAGGAGAAAGACGGTATTGCGTTCTTCCTGGCCAGGGATGGGATTGACAATAAGCAGGGGCAGGCGGCAGGCCAGGGCCTCTGCTGTAGTCAAACCACCGGGTTTGGAGATGAGCAGGTCAGCAGCCTGCAGAAAATCGGGCATATTTTCCACATAGCCATAAACATGCAGAGGGATACTGGCGGGAGTCATGGCTTCCAGTTTCCGTCGTAATTTTTCGTTTTTGCCTGTAATAGCAACAATCTGCACCTGCAAACCTGAAGCCAGCAGTATCTGTGCAATTTCTTCCAGTGCGCCCAGACCAAAACCGCCCCCGGACAGAAGCATAAGAGGCAAGTCAGGACTAAGACCCAGTTGTTGACGCAGCTGGAGTTTGTTCCGCTGTCGGGCAAACTGCTGCCGTAACGGAATGCCCAGCGGCCAGACCCGCTCGCCGGTAAAGCCGTTTTTTTGCATGACCTTGAGCAGTTGGGGGCTAGGGATGACATAATGATCCACCCGGGGGTGGAGCCAGAAAGGGTGGATAGTATAATCGGTAATAATCCCGATCAGAGGGATATCCAGTTTTTCTTCTTCTTTTAAAACCGAAAATATGCCACAGGGGAAGGCATGGGTAGCGATGATAAGGTCAGGACGAAAATCTTCCACCAGCTTAGCCAGCTTGGGGGATAAAAGCTTATTCAAAATATAATTGAAGTCGATGAAGTTGTCCCCTTCCTCAGCCTGACGGTAGAGATAGCCCCAGACTTTAGGGGTGAATTTGATGGTTTCCAGATAGCTGCCTTTTACTACCTGATTCAAGAAAGGAT
The nucleotide sequence above comes from Carboxydocella sporoproducens DSM 16521. Encoded proteins:
- a CDS encoding proton-conducting transporter membrane subunit, whose protein sequence is MSSDWLVSIFFFAIGLWLAGGLLSLITQRKPTLSHRLGAISALLSSSTLLVLALITISSGLEVQLSRAGLFLLASFSWYLDPVGGFFLLLIGLGGTLASWYGLGYCQEYLEHKPIGTLWFCFNLFLASLALVVTAGNGLLFLLSWELMSLFSYFLVVFEYDRQNVRKAGFVYLVMTHIGTAFITAAFLLFYKTSDSWEFAHWSQAQLSPSLMTLVFLFGLVGFGTKAGLVPLHIWLPRAHPVAPSHMSALMSGVMVKLAVYGFYRLAWEWLPAQPPLFLSLLVLSLGAVSALLAMLFALGCRDLKQLLAFSTIENVGIIFLALGTALTARSSGQTQLAELALGAALLHALNHAVMKSLAFFGAGAVLYRTHTKNLDELGGLAKLMPWTGVTFFLAVAALSALPPLNGFYGEWQIYRALLQLNSTLQPQGAIAVFATLAAVALAFTGALALAALSKAYAGAFLATPRSEKAAHASEVPAAMRLPMALVALLLLVLGLSGPQVYHWLLGQVLAVNSPVPAGSLLLVSGQLLLLGLLLFLGLRALNNLPVRQAPTWGCGIELTPRMEYSASGITMPLAFLFRRWTFAARVEDHLYRPLWDKVMVVVDQLRSVQTGRLQTYLAYMLITLVILLIWVN
- a CDS encoding MGDG synthase family glycosyltransferase — translated: MATQPRILLCSVSIGAGHDLAALAMEQALAERFPGAVFKTIDTFRYINPFLNQVVKGSYLETIKFTPKVWGYLYRQAEEGDNFIDFNYILNKLLSPKLAKLVEDFRPDLIIATHAFPCGIFSVLKEEEKLDIPLIGIITDYTIHPFWLHPRVDHYVIPSPQLLKVMQKNGFTGERVWPLGIPLRQQFARQRNKLQLRQQLGLSPDLPLMLLSGGGFGLGALEEIAQILLASGLQVQIVAITGKNEKLRRKLEAMTPASIPLHVYGYVENMPDFLQAADLLISKPGGLTTAEALACRLPLLIVNPIPGQEERNTVFLLNHGVALLAAETEEIPVVLEQFLANPLRQRHMVEMATYLGRPRAAEEIVEKIIAKGFVKK